A section of the Pseudomonas lini genome encodes:
- the leuD gene encoding 3-isopropylmalate dehydratase small subunit has translation MKAFTQHTGLVAPLDRANVDTDQIIPKQFLKSIKRTGFGPNLFDEWRYLDVGQPYQDNSKRPLNKDFVLNAERYQGASVLLARENFGCGSSREHAPWALEEYGFRSIIAPSYADIFFNNSFKNGLLPIILSDAEVDELFQQVEATPGYQLQVDLQAQTVTRPDGKVLSFEIDAFRKHCLLNGLDDIGLTLQDHEAIATFEAKHRASQPWLFRDA, from the coding sequence ATGAAAGCTTTTACCCAGCACACTGGTCTTGTCGCGCCTTTGGATCGTGCCAACGTCGACACCGATCAGATTATTCCGAAGCAGTTCTTGAAGTCGATCAAACGCACCGGTTTCGGCCCGAACCTGTTCGATGAGTGGCGTTACCTGGATGTCGGGCAACCGTATCAGGACAACTCCAAGCGCCCGCTGAACAAGGATTTCGTCCTCAACGCCGAGCGTTATCAGGGCGCCAGCGTGTTGCTGGCCCGCGAGAACTTCGGTTGCGGCTCCAGCCGCGAACACGCGCCGTGGGCGCTGGAAGAGTACGGTTTCCGCAGCATCATCGCGCCGAGCTATGCCGACATCTTCTTCAACAACAGCTTCAAGAACGGCTTGTTGCCGATCATCTTGAGTGACGCTGAAGTCGATGAGCTGTTTCAGCAAGTAGAGGCGACTCCGGGCTATCAGTTGCAGGTTGATCTGCAAGCTCAGACCGTGACCCGTCCGGATGGCAAGGTGTTGAGTTTTGAGATTGACGCGTTCCGTAAGCACTGCCTGCTCAATGGCCTGGACGATATCGGCCTGACCTTGCAGGACCACGAGGCAATTGCCACGTTTGAAGCCAAACACCGCGCGAGCCAGCCTTGGTTGTTTCGTGATGCGTGA
- a CDS encoding class I SAM-dependent methyltransferase, which translates to MTSTAQHSQVVQKQFGEQASAYLSSAVHAQGTEFALLQAELAGQGDARVLDLGCGAGHVSFHVASLVREVVAYDLSQQMLDVVATAAVDRGLSNVSTVLGAAERLPFADGEFDFVFSRYSAHHWSDLGLALREVRRVLKPGGVAAFVDVLSPGSPLFDTYLQSVEVLRDTSHVRDYSAGEWLRQVSEAGLHTRSTTRQRLRLEYTSWVERMRTPQVMRAAILELQQSMGNEVREYFEIEADGSFSTDVLVLMAER; encoded by the coding sequence ATGACCAGCACCGCCCAGCACAGTCAGGTAGTACAAAAGCAATTCGGTGAACAGGCCTCGGCCTACCTGAGCAGCGCCGTCCACGCTCAAGGCACTGAATTCGCGCTGCTACAGGCTGAACTGGCGGGGCAGGGCGATGCCCGTGTGCTGGACTTGGGTTGCGGCGCCGGTCATGTGAGTTTTCACGTGGCTTCGCTGGTCAGGGAAGTAGTGGCTTACGACCTGTCCCAACAGATGCTCGACGTGGTGGCCACTGCTGCCGTCGATCGCGGCTTGAGCAACGTCTCCACCGTACTCGGTGCCGCCGAGCGCTTGCCGTTCGCTGACGGCGAGTTCGATTTCGTTTTCAGCCGTTATTCGGCGCACCATTGGAGCGACCTCGGGCTGGCCCTGCGCGAAGTTCGCCGGGTACTGAAGCCGGGCGGGGTGGCGGCGTTCGTCGACGTGTTGTCACCGGGCAGCCCGTTGTTCGACACTTACCTGCAAAGCGTCGAAGTGCTGCGCGACACCAGCCACGTGCGCGATTATTCTGCCGGCGAGTGGTTGCGTCAGGTCAGCGAAGCGGGGTTGCATACCCGCAGCACCACGCGCCAACGGCTGCGCCTTGAATACACGTCGTGGGTCGAGCGCATGCGCACACCGCAAGTGATGCGCGCGGCGATCCTCGAGTTGCAGCAATCGATGGGCAATGAAGTTCGCGAATATTTTGAGATTGAGGCCGATGGTTCGTTCAGTACAGATGTGCTGGTGCTGATGGCTGAACGATAA
- a CDS encoding FimV/HubP family polar landmark protein, with protein sequence MVQVRKLVLAIAAASALSSGMAHALGLGELTLKSTLNQPLVAEIELLDVKDLTAAEVVPSLASPEDFAKAGVDRQAFLNDLTFTPVLNASGKSILRVTSSKPLSEPMVKFLVQVMWPNGRLLRDYSVLLDPSKFSPQTADAAAQPAPSQTVTAPVTGATKSSQHTTTPRDTLWEIAAKARNGGSIQQTMLAIQALNPDAFIDGNINRLKTGQVLRLPDQVQSTNLPQPKAVAEVAAQNTAWRQGRRYVAKPGAGQQQLDATKRARGEGASSQPATDKLSLVSAETGKGRGKGAAGDAKALSDKLAVTQESLDAARRDNAEQKSRMNDLQSQLDKLQRLIELKNNQLAKLQAEGGAGAPATAPAMSAELATNPAATPADAAPAPEAVAPEAVPAPAVEPTPAASDDQKFNELLTNPILLGLVGGGAVVLLLLLLLLARRRKAQQEAEKHLRMARALEEEQEFSVDQDLPESSFEGLEVPPPSVKLATAPAPAPAPAPAPAPAPAPVIAPVVVTPPIAAPLVSPAAERSDRSDDVLAQAQSHIVGGRLNQAAALLEDAIKQEPQRSDLRLKLMEVYGQQGDRDAFVAQERQLVANGDNFARVEELKSRFPAMAVAVAGGLAAAAIAAELDAQYVKDLLLDEPQAPEPALSDFDSAFDLSLDDLEAATPIAPVVLAEPEPEPTPEPEPAPEALAELDEFPLDDDLSFESVLQQQTEIKENLDDLSDFDLDMDLGGNASPATLAEDDFLLSLDEDLKDLPAAEAPSVTEPTLDDLELPADFDLSLADEMDATPDQPDAFENELNDVNAELDRLSQSLGEPSFTEEDALASAADEPDFDFLSGTDEVATKLDLAQAYIDMGDNDGARDILNEVVTEGDAGQKSEAKEMLSRLA encoded by the coding sequence ATGGTTCAAGTTCGCAAACTGGTGTTAGCAATAGCGGCCGCCTCGGCGCTGTCCTCCGGTATGGCGCATGCCCTCGGGCTCGGGGAGTTGACCCTGAAATCGACGCTGAACCAGCCTCTGGTCGCAGAAATCGAGCTGCTCGACGTCAAGGACCTCACGGCTGCCGAAGTGGTGCCGAGCCTGGCCTCGCCCGAAGATTTCGCCAAGGCCGGTGTCGATCGTCAGGCGTTTCTCAACGACCTGACCTTCACTCCAGTACTTAACGCCAGCGGCAAAAGCATCCTGCGCGTCACGTCCAGCAAACCGCTGTCCGAACCGATGGTGAAATTCCTGGTTCAGGTGATGTGGCCCAACGGTCGTCTGCTGCGCGATTACAGCGTGCTGCTCGATCCGTCCAAATTCTCGCCGCAGACCGCCGATGCGGCCGCGCAACCGGCGCCATCCCAAACAGTGACCGCGCCAGTCACCGGCGCCACCAAGTCGTCGCAACACACCACCACGCCGCGCGATACCCTGTGGGAAATTGCCGCGAAGGCGCGTAACGGCGGTTCGATCCAGCAAACCATGTTGGCCATCCAGGCGCTGAACCCGGATGCGTTCATCGACGGCAACATCAACCGACTGAAAACCGGTCAGGTGCTGCGTCTGCCTGATCAGGTGCAGAGCACCAACCTGCCGCAACCCAAGGCTGTCGCTGAGGTCGCCGCGCAGAACACCGCGTGGCGTCAGGGCCGTCGCTACGTGGCGAAACCAGGAGCCGGTCAGCAGCAACTTGACGCCACCAAACGCGCTCGCGGTGAAGGTGCTTCATCGCAACCTGCCACAGACAAGCTGAGCCTGGTCTCTGCCGAGACTGGCAAGGGCCGTGGCAAAGGTGCCGCCGGTGATGCGAAAGCGTTGAGCGACAAACTGGCCGTCACCCAGGAAAGCCTCGACGCGGCTCGTCGTGACAACGCTGAACAGAAAAGCCGCATGAACGATCTGCAAAGTCAGCTGGACAAGCTGCAACGCCTGATCGAGCTGAAGAACAATCAGTTGGCCAAACTGCAGGCCGAAGGCGGCGCGGGCGCGCCGGCGACCGCTCCGGCGATGTCGGCTGAGCTGGCGACCAACCCTGCGGCAACGCCTGCGGACGCGGCACCTGCACCAGAAGCTGTTGCGCCAGAAGCCGTTCCGGCGCCAGCTGTCGAGCCAACGCCTGCGGCATCCGATGATCAGAAATTCAACGAGCTGCTGACCAACCCGATCCTGCTGGGGCTGGTGGGTGGCGGTGCGGTGGTGCTGCTGCTCTTGCTGCTGTTGCTGGCCCGCCGCCGCAAAGCTCAGCAAGAGGCCGAGAAGCATCTGCGCATGGCCCGTGCCTTGGAGGAGGAACAAGAGTTCTCCGTCGACCAGGATTTGCCAGAAAGCAGCTTCGAAGGCCTGGAAGTTCCGCCGCCGAGTGTGAAACTTGCGACCGCACCAGCACCAGCACCAGCACCAGCACCAGCACCAGCGCCTGCACCGGCCCCGGTGATTGCTCCGGTTGTGGTGACGCCGCCGATCGCTGCACCACTGGTGTCGCCTGCCGCCGAGCGTTCCGATCGTTCCGACGACGTACTGGCTCAGGCGCAGTCGCACATTGTGGGCGGTCGTCTGAATCAAGCCGCCGCATTGCTGGAAGACGCTATCAAGCAAGAGCCGCAACGCAGTGACCTGCGCTTGAAGCTGATGGAAGTCTACGGTCAGCAGGGCGACCGCGATGCGTTCGTCGCTCAGGAGCGTCAACTGGTGGCAAACGGCGATAACTTCGCCCGGGTCGAAGAGTTGAAAAGCCGCTTCCCGGCGATGGCGGTCGCAGTTGCGGGTGGTCTGGCCGCCGCGGCAATCGCCGCCGAGCTGGACGCGCAATACGTCAAGGACCTCCTGCTGGACGAACCGCAAGCCCCGGAACCGGCATTGTCCGACTTCGACAGTGCATTCGATCTGAGTCTGGACGATCTGGAGGCGGCTACTCCGATCGCGCCAGTTGTTTTGGCGGAGCCAGAGCCAGAGCCAACACCGGAGCCAGAGCCAGCACCAGAAGCTCTGGCTGAGCTGGACGAATTCCCGCTGGACGACGACCTGAGTTTTGAGTCGGTGTTGCAGCAACAGACTGAAATCAAGGAAAACCTCGACGATCTGTCGGACTTCGACCTGGACATGGATCTGGGTGGCAATGCCTCCCCGGCAACGCTGGCCGAAGATGACTTCCTGCTGAGTCTGGATGAAGACCTCAAGGACTTGCCTGCCGCCGAAGCGCCATCCGTGACCGAGCCGACGCTCGACGACCTGGAGTTGCCTGCGGATTTCGACCTGTCACTGGCTGATGAAATGGACGCCACCCCGGATCAGCCTGACGCCTTCGAAAACGAACTCAACGACGTCAATGCCGAGCTGGATCGCCTGTCCCAGAGCCTCGGTGAGCCGAGCTTCACCGAGGAAGATGCTTTGGCCTCCGCGGCCGATGAGCCGGACTTCGATTTCCTCTCCGGCACCGACGAAGTCGCCACCAAACTCGACCTGGCCCAGGCCTACATCGACATGGGCGACAACGACGGCGCTCGGGACATCCTTAATGAGGTGGTGACCGAGGGCGATGCCGGTCAGAAGAGCGAAGCCAAGGAAATGCTCTCGCGTCTGGCGTGA
- a CDS encoding phosphoribosylanthranilate isomerase, which translates to MSAVRSKICGITRIEDALAAVEAGADAIGFVFYAKSPRAVTFQQARAIIKALPPFVTTVGLFVNASRCELGEILDAVPLDLLQFHGDETAADCESWHRPYIKALRVKAGDDIAAACDAYASASGILLDTYVEGIPGGTGEAFDWSLIPQGLSKPIILAGGLTPDNVAEAIARVRPYAVDVSGGVEASKGIKDHAKIHAFIKAVVGTV; encoded by the coding sequence ATGTCAGCCGTTCGCAGCAAAATTTGTGGGATTACCCGCATAGAGGATGCGTTGGCGGCGGTCGAGGCCGGGGCCGATGCCATCGGGTTTGTGTTCTACGCCAAAAGCCCACGGGCCGTAACATTCCAGCAGGCGAGGGCGATCATCAAGGCCTTGCCGCCGTTCGTGACCACTGTGGGTTTGTTTGTCAATGCCAGCCGCTGCGAGCTGGGGGAAATCCTCGACGCCGTGCCGCTGGACCTGTTGCAGTTCCATGGTGACGAGACCGCCGCCGACTGTGAAAGCTGGCACCGGCCCTACATCAAGGCGTTGCGGGTCAAGGCCGGTGATGACATCGCAGCAGCTTGCGATGCCTACGCCAGTGCCAGCGGGATCTTGCTCGACACGTACGTCGAAGGTATTCCCGGCGGAACCGGCGAAGCGTTCGACTGGTCACTGATACCGCAAGGCCTGAGCAAGCCAATCATCCTGGCGGGCGGCTTGACGCCGGACAACGTCGCCGAGGCGATTGCCCGGGTTCGGCCTTACGCGGTGGACGTCAGCGGTGGAGTAGAGGCGAGCAAGGGCATCAAGGATCACGCAAAGATTCACGCATTCATCAAAGCGGTTGTAGGAACTGTGTAG
- a CDS encoding aspartate-semialdehyde dehydrogenase encodes MSQSFDIAVIGATGTVGETLVQILEERDFPVGNLHLLASSESAGHSVPFRGKNVRVREVDEFDFTKVQLVFFAAGPAVTLSFAPRATAAGCSLIDLSGALPADQAPQVVPEANAEILAGLKKPFQVSSPSPSAATLAVVLAPLLGLLDLQRISLTACLAVSAQGREAVTELARQTAELLNVRPLEPAFFDRQMAFNLLAQVGTPDAQGHTLLEKRLVRELRQVMALPSLKISVTCIQAPVFFGDSFSVTLQSSSAVDLAKVNAALEAAPGIELVEAGDYPTPVGDAVGQDVVYVGRVRSGIDDPAELNVWLTSDNVRKGAALNAVQVAELLIKDLL; translated from the coding sequence ATGAGCCAGTCCTTCGATATTGCCGTGATCGGCGCCACCGGTACTGTCGGCGAAACACTCGTCCAGATTCTTGAAGAGCGGGATTTTCCGGTCGGTAACCTGCACCTGCTGGCGAGCAGTGAATCGGCCGGGCATTCGGTACCGTTTCGCGGCAAGAACGTGCGGGTGCGGGAAGTTGATGAATTCGATTTCACCAAAGTCCAGTTAGTGTTCTTTGCCGCCGGCCCGGCAGTGACCCTCAGTTTCGCCCCGCGTGCCACGGCCGCCGGTTGCTCACTGATCGACCTGTCCGGCGCCTTGCCCGCCGATCAGGCGCCGCAAGTAGTGCCTGAGGCCAATGCTGAAATTCTGGCCGGCCTGAAAAAGCCCTTCCAGGTCAGCAGCCCAAGCCCTTCGGCCGCGACGCTGGCGGTGGTGCTGGCGCCGTTGCTCGGTTTGCTCGACCTGCAACGCATCAGCCTGACGGCGTGTCTGGCGGTCTCTGCCCAGGGCCGCGAAGCGGTCACTGAGTTGGCCCGGCAAACCGCTGAGCTGCTCAATGTGCGCCCGTTGGAGCCAGCGTTCTTCGATCGGCAGATGGCTTTTAACCTGCTGGCGCAAGTCGGTACGCCTGATGCTCAGGGTCATACGCTGCTGGAAAAACGCTTGGTGCGCGAGCTGCGTCAGGTCATGGCGCTGCCTTCATTAAAGATTTCCGTCACTTGCATTCAAGCTCCGGTGTTTTTCGGCGATAGCTTTAGCGTGACCTTGCAGTCTTCGAGCGCTGTCGACCTGGCGAAAGTCAACGCAGCGCTGGAAGCTGCGCCCGGTATCGAGTTGGTCGAGGCGGGCGATTACCCGACTCCGGTAGGCGATGCGGTAGGGCAGGACGTGGTTTACGTTGGTCGGGTTCGCAGCGGGATCGACGATCCGGCGGAACTTAATGTGTGGCTGACGTCAGATAACGTACGCAAAGGGGCCGCGCTCAATGCTGTGCAGGTGGCTGAATTGTTGATAAAAGACCTGCTGTAA
- the leuC gene encoding 3-isopropylmalate dehydratase large subunit, whose protein sequence is MAGKTLYDKLWDSHLVKQRDDGSALIYIDRHIIHEVTSPQAFEGLRLAGRKPWRIDANIATPDHNVPTTPERKGGIEAIVDQVSRLQVQTLDDNCDEYGIVEFKMNDVRQGIVHVIGPEQGATLPGMTVVCGDSHTSTHGAFGALAHGIGTSEVEHVLATQCLVAKKMKNMQVVVEGQLPFGVTAKDIVLAVIGKIGTAGGNGHAIEFAGSAIRDLSVEGRMTICNMAIEAGARVGLVAADEKTVAYVKGRPFAPKGAEWDLAVEAWKDLVSDADAKFDTIVELDATQIKPQVSWGTSPEMVLAVDQNVPDPAKEMDLVKRGSIERALKYMGLTANQAITDIQLDRVFIGSCTNSRIEDLRAAAVIAKGRKVASTIKQAIVVPGSGLVKAQAESEGLDKIFLEAGFEWREPGCSMCLAMNPDRLESGEHCASTSNRNFEGRQGAGGRTHLVSPAMAAAAAVNGRFIDVRELI, encoded by the coding sequence ATGGCCGGCAAAACGCTCTACGACAAGCTCTGGGATTCGCATTTGGTCAAGCAGCGCGACGATGGCTCGGCGCTGATCTACATCGATCGTCACATCATCCACGAAGTGACCTCGCCGCAAGCCTTCGAGGGCCTGCGTCTGGCCGGGCGCAAGCCTTGGCGCATCGATGCCAACATCGCGACCCCGGACCACAACGTTCCGACTACCCCGGAGCGCAAGGGTGGCATCGAAGCGATTGTCGACCAGGTCTCGCGTTTGCAGGTCCAGACCCTCGACGACAACTGTGACGAATACGGCATCGTCGAATTCAAGATGAATGATGTCCGCCAAGGCATCGTCCACGTCATCGGCCCGGAGCAGGGCGCAACCTTGCCGGGCATGACCGTGGTGTGCGGCGACTCCCATACCTCGACTCACGGCGCATTTGGTGCCCTGGCTCACGGTATCGGCACTTCCGAGGTCGAGCACGTGCTCGCCACTCAGTGCCTGGTCGCGAAAAAGATGAAAAACATGCAGGTCGTAGTCGAAGGCCAATTGCCGTTCGGTGTGACCGCCAAGGACATCGTCCTCGCCGTGATCGGCAAGATCGGCACCGCCGGCGGTAACGGCCATGCCATCGAGTTCGCTGGTAGCGCGATTCGCGACTTGTCCGTTGAAGGTCGCATGACCATTTGCAACATGGCGATCGAGGCCGGCGCTCGTGTAGGCCTGGTGGCCGCCGACGAAAAAACCGTGGCTTACGTCAAGGGCCGTCCATTTGCTCCGAAAGGCGCGGAATGGGACTTGGCAGTTGAGGCCTGGAAAGACCTGGTCTCCGACGCGGATGCCAAGTTCGACACCATCGTTGAGCTCGATGCCACTCAGATCAAACCGCAAGTCAGCTGGGGTACCTCGCCTGAGATGGTCTTGGCTGTCGATCAGAACGTTCCCGATCCTGCGAAGGAAATGGACCTGGTCAAGCGCGGTTCCATCGAGCGCGCGTTGAAGTACATGGGTTTGACCGCCAATCAGGCGATCACCGACATTCAGCTGGACCGCGTATTCATTGGCTCCTGCACCAACTCGCGGATCGAAGATCTGCGCGCCGCCGCCGTCATCGCCAAGGGCCGCAAAGTGGCTTCGACCATCAAACAGGCCATCGTGGTGCCGGGTTCGGGTCTGGTGAAGGCTCAGGCCGAATCTGAAGGTCTGGACAAGATTTTCCTCGAAGCCGGTTTCGAATGGCGCGAGCCGGGTTGCTCGATGTGCCTGGCGATGAACCCGGACCGTTTGGAGTCCGGCGAGCATTGCGCATCGACCTCCAACCGCAACTTCGAAGGCCGTCAGGGCGCCGGTGGCCGTACGCACCTCGTGAGCCCGGCCATGGCCGCCGCCGCCGCTGTGAACGGTCGTTTCATCGACGTCCGTGAATTGATCTAA
- the leuB gene encoding 3-isopropylmalate dehydrogenase has translation MSKQILILPGDGIGPEIMAEAVKVLELANDKYSLGFELSHDVIGGAAIDKHGVPLADETLARARAADAVLLGAVGGPKWDTIERDIRPERGLLKIRAQLGLFGNLRPAILYPQLAEASSLKAEIVAGLDILIVRELTGGIYFGAPRGVRELENGERQAYDTLPYSESEIRRIARVGFDMARVRGKKLCSVDKANVLASSQLWREVVEQVAKDYPDVELSHMYVDNAAMQLVRAPKQFDVIVTDNLFGDILSDEASMLTGSIGMLPSASLDANNKGMYEPCHGSAPDIAGKGIANPLATILSVSMMLRYSFNLQDAADAIEKAVSLVLDQGLRTGDIWSAGCTKVGTQEMGDAVVAALRNL, from the coding sequence ATGAGCAAGCAGATTCTGATTCTCCCGGGTGACGGTATTGGCCCGGAAATCATGGCCGAAGCGGTCAAGGTGCTGGAGCTGGCGAACGACAAGTACAGCCTGGGCTTTGAACTGAGTCATGACGTGATCGGTGGCGCCGCCATCGACAAGCACGGCGTGCCGCTGGCCGACGAAACCCTGGCCCGTGCCCGTGCCGCCGATGCGGTATTGCTGGGTGCCGTGGGCGGTCCGAAATGGGACACCATCGAACGTGACATCCGCCCTGAACGCGGCCTGCTGAAAATCCGTGCGCAACTGGGCCTGTTCGGCAACCTGCGTCCGGCGATCCTGTACCCGCAACTGGCCGAGGCCTCCAGCCTGAAGGCAGAAATCGTGGCCGGTCTGGACATCCTGATCGTCCGTGAGCTGACCGGCGGCATCTACTTCGGCGCTCCACGTGGCGTGCGCGAACTGGAAAACGGCGAGCGTCAGGCCTATGACACCCTGCCGTACAGCGAATCTGAAATTCGCCGCATCGCCCGTGTCGGTTTCGACATGGCCCGCGTGCGTGGCAAGAAGCTGTGCTCGGTGGACAAGGCCAACGTGCTGGCCTCCAGCCAACTGTGGCGTGAAGTCGTCGAGCAAGTGGCCAAGGACTACCCGGACGTCGAACTGAGCCACATGTACGTCGACAACGCCGCCATGCAACTGGTGCGTGCACCGAAGCAGTTCGACGTGATCGTCACCGACAACCTGTTCGGCGACATTCTTTCCGACGAAGCGTCGATGCTCACCGGCTCCATCGGCATGCTGCCGTCGGCGTCGCTGGATGCCAACAACAAAGGCATGTACGAGCCGTGCCACGGTTCGGCGCCGGACATCGCTGGCAAGGGCATAGCCAACCCGTTGGCGACCATTCTGTCGGTGTCGATGATGCTGCGTTACAGCTTCAATCTGCAGGATGCGGCCGATGCCATCGAGAAGGCCGTGAGCCTGGTATTGGATCAAGGCCTGCGCACGGGCGACATCTGGTCGGCCGGTTGCACCAAGGTTGGTACGCAGGAAATGGGCGATGCAGTAGTCGCCGCGCTGCGGAATCTGTAA
- the truA gene encoding tRNA pseudouridine(38-40) synthase TruA, with protein sequence MAADGFFRIALGVEYKGSRYRGWQRQASGVATVQETLEKALSKVADSPVSLLCAGRTDAGVHACGQVVHFDTQVERSMKAWVMGANINLPHDVSVSWAKVMPADFHARFKAIARRYRYVIYNDQIRPAHLNEEITWNHRPLDVERMSEAAQYLVGTHDFSAFRAGQCQAKSPIKELHHLRVTRHGKMIVLDIRASAFLHHMVRNIAGVLMTIGAGERPVEWMKEVLESRVRRSGGVTAHPFGLYLVQVEYRDEFELPERYIGPHFLTGFSELDG encoded by the coding sequence ATGGCGGCCGACGGCTTTTTCCGGATCGCGTTGGGCGTTGAATACAAAGGCTCGCGTTATCGCGGCTGGCAGCGTCAGGCCTCCGGTGTGGCCACGGTGCAGGAAACCCTCGAAAAGGCCTTGTCCAAAGTCGCCGACTCACCCGTGTCGCTACTTTGCGCCGGACGCACCGACGCCGGTGTGCATGCTTGCGGGCAAGTGGTGCATTTCGACACCCAGGTCGAGCGTTCGATGAAGGCCTGGGTCATGGGGGCCAACATCAACTTGCCGCACGACGTCAGCGTCAGCTGGGCCAAGGTTATGCCGGCGGATTTCCATGCGCGGTTCAAGGCCATCGCCCGTCGTTATCGTTACGTGATCTACAACGATCAGATCCGCCCGGCGCACCTGAACGAAGAAATCACCTGGAATCACCGTCCACTGGACGTCGAGCGCATGTCCGAGGCTGCTCAGTATCTGGTCGGCACCCACGACTTCAGCGCATTCCGCGCCGGCCAGTGCCAAGCCAAGTCGCCGATCAAGGAGCTGCATCACCTGCGCGTCACCCGCCATGGCAAAATGATCGTGCTGGATATCCGCGCCAGTGCGTTTCTGCACCACATGGTGCGCAACATCGCCGGCGTGCTGATGACCATCGGCGCCGGCGAGCGTCCCGTGGAGTGGATGAAAGAAGTCCTGGAAAGCCGTGTGCGCCGTTCCGGCGGGGTGACGGCCCATCCGTTCGGCCTATATCTGGTGCAGGTCGAGTATCGCGACGAGTTCGAATTGCCCGAGCGTTACATCGGTCCACACTTCCTCACCGGTTTCTCGGAACTTGACGGCTGA
- the asd gene encoding aspartate-semialdehyde dehydrogenase, with amino-acid sequence MKRVGLIGWRGMVGSVLMQRMLEEQDFDLIEPVFFTTSNVGGQGPSVGKDIAPLKDAYSIEELKTLDVILTCQGGDYTSEVFPKLREAGWQGYWIDAASSLRMQDDAVIVLDPVNRKVIDQQLDAGTKNYIGGNCTVSLMLMGLGGLFEAGLVEWMSAMTYQAASGGGAQHMRELIKQMGVTHGAVADQLADPASAILDIDRRVAEAMRSDAYPTENFGVPLAGSLIPWIDKELPNGQSREEWKAQAETNKILGRFKSPIPVDGICVRIGAMRCHSQALTIKLNKDVPIADIEGLISQHNPWVKLVPNNREISMQELSPTKVTGTLNVPVGRLRKLNMGSQFVGAFTVGDQLLWGAAEPLRRMLRILLER; translated from the coding sequence ATGAAACGTGTAGGTCTGATCGGTTGGCGCGGTATGGTCGGTTCCGTGCTCATGCAGCGGATGCTGGAAGAGCAGGATTTCGATCTTATTGAGCCGGTGTTTTTCACCACTTCCAATGTCGGTGGCCAAGGCCCGTCCGTGGGCAAGGACATTGCTCCGCTCAAGGACGCTTACAGCATTGAAGAGCTGAAAACCCTCGACGTGATTCTGACCTGCCAGGGTGGCGACTACACCAGCGAAGTCTTCCCGAAACTGCGCGAAGCCGGCTGGCAAGGGTACTGGATCGACGCCGCTTCCAGCCTGCGCATGCAGGACGACGCGGTGATCGTGCTGGACCCGGTGAACCGCAAGGTCATCGACCAACAGCTCGACGCGGGCACCAAGAACTACATCGGCGGCAACTGCACCGTCAGCCTGATGCTGATGGGCTTGGGCGGTCTGTTCGAAGCCGGTCTGGTCGAGTGGATGAGCGCCATGACCTATCAGGCAGCCTCCGGTGGCGGCGCGCAGCACATGCGTGAGCTGATCAAGCAAATGGGCGTGACCCACGGCGCTGTCGCCGATCAACTGGCCGATCCGGCCAGCGCCATCCTCGACATCGACCGTCGTGTTGCCGAAGCCATGCGCAGCGACGCGTACCCGACCGAAAACTTCGGCGTACCGCTGGCCGGCAGCCTGATCCCGTGGATCGACAAAGAGTTGCCGAACGGCCAGAGCCGCGAAGAATGGAAGGCCCAGGCCGAGACCAACAAGATCCTCGGTCGCTTCAAGAGCCCGATCCCGGTGGACGGCATCTGCGTGCGCATCGGCGCCATGCGTTGCCACAGCCAGGCGCTGACCATCAAACTGAACAAAGACGTGCCGATCGCCGACATCGAAGGGCTGATCAGCCAGCACAACCCTTGGGTCAAGCTGGTGCCTAACAACCGCGAAATCAGCATGCAGGAACTGAGCCCTACAAAGGTTACCGGTACCCTGAATGTGCCGGTTGGCCGTCTGCGCAAGCTGAACATGGGTTCGCAGTTCGTCGGCGCCTTCACCGTCGGCGACCAGCTGCTGTGGGGCGCGGCCGAACCGCTGCGTCGCATGCTGCGGATTTTGCTTGAGCGTTGA